A DNA window from Bradyrhizobium barranii subsp. barranii contains the following coding sequences:
- a CDS encoding tyrosine-type recombinase/integrase: protein MADLSPLRRRMIEDMTVRNLSPATQRSYISAVSKFSRYFGRSPDRLELEDVRAFQVHLVSTGISWPALNQIVCALRFFYGVTLGEALIPERIPYAREPRKLPVVLSADEVVQFLEAVSSLKSRAALTTAYAAGLRASEVAGLRIEDIDSARGVIQVRHGKGAKDRNVMLSPQLLGILRTYWRLARPRLYLFPGRDEDHPIDQTVLHAACRSAVKAAGLTKRVTLHTLRHSFATHLLENGTDIRIIQVLLGHNNLSSTARYTQVATDTIRATQSPLDRLSLEVTPPR, encoded by the coding sequence ATGGCCGATTTGAGCCCTCTTCGCCGCCGCATGATCGAAGACATGACCGTCCGCAACCTGTCGCCGGCGACGCAACGATCCTACATCAGCGCGGTTTCGAAGTTCAGCCGCTATTTTGGCCGATCGCCTGACCGGTTAGAGCTGGAAGACGTCCGCGCCTTCCAGGTGCATCTGGTCTCGACCGGCATCTCATGGCCGGCGCTGAACCAGATCGTCTGTGCGCTACGGTTTTTCTACGGCGTCACGCTCGGCGAGGCACTCATCCCGGAGCGCATTCCCTATGCGCGAGAACCGCGCAAGCTGCCGGTCGTTCTCAGCGCCGACGAAGTGGTTCAGTTCCTCGAGGCCGTGTCCAGCCTGAAGAGCCGCGCCGCGCTCACCACGGCCTATGCGGCCGGACTCAGGGCCTCCGAAGTCGCGGGACTGCGGATCGAAGACATCGACAGCGCCCGCGGCGTCATCCAGGTGCGCCACGGCAAGGGCGCGAAGGATCGCAACGTGATGCTGTCGCCCCAGCTGCTGGGCATCCTGCGCACCTACTGGCGGCTCGCCCGGCCGCGGCTTTATCTGTTCCCTGGTCGTGACGAAGATCATCCGATCGATCAGACCGTGTTGCACGCCGCCTGTCGGTCGGCGGTGAAGGCTGCGGGCCTGACCAAGCGCGTCACGCTCCACACGCTGCGCCACAGCTTCGCGACGCATCTTCTCGAGAACGGAACCGATATCCGGATCATCCAGGTCTTGCTCGGGCACAATAATTTGTCGTCGACAGCGCGCTACACGCAGGTCGCCACCGATACGATCCGGGCGACGCAGAGCCCGCTCGATCGCCTGTCGCTGGAGGTGACGCCACCTAGATGA
- the cybH gene encoding Ni/Fe-hydrogenase, b-type cytochrome subunit, with translation MMDAIAPPAEVKPGLAAIAADAAGEHAVGRPTVYVYEAPVRICHWVNAFSVVVLMVTGYLIGTPLPTVAGEASDNFVMGYIRFTHFAAGQVLAVFFLARILWAFVGNHHSRQIFYLPVHRKQFWKEVLHEIRWYAFLEREPKMYVGHNPLAQTAMFTGFTLFVAFMIVTGFALYSEGTGIDSWQHKLFGWVFAIWPNGQDVHTWHHLGMWALVTFVMVHIYAAIREDIMSRQSIISSMVSGERQFRD, from the coding sequence ATGATGGACGCAATTGCACCCCCGGCGGAAGTCAAGCCGGGCCTTGCCGCGATCGCGGCCGATGCCGCCGGCGAACATGCCGTCGGCCGTCCGACCGTCTACGTCTATGAAGCGCCGGTGCGGATCTGCCACTGGGTAAACGCGTTCTCGGTCGTCGTGCTGATGGTGACCGGCTACCTGATCGGGACGCCGCTGCCGACGGTCGCAGGCGAGGCGTCCGACAATTTCGTAATGGGCTATATCCGCTTTACCCATTTCGCAGCGGGGCAGGTGCTCGCGGTGTTCTTCCTCGCGCGCATCCTGTGGGCCTTCGTCGGCAACCACCACTCCCGGCAGATCTTCTATCTGCCGGTGCATCGCAAGCAGTTCTGGAAGGAAGTGCTGCATGAAATCCGCTGGTACGCGTTCCTGGAGCGCGAGCCGAAGATGTATGTCGGCCACAATCCCTTGGCACAGACCGCGATGTTCACGGGCTTCACGCTGTTCGTGGCCTTCATGATCGTCACCGGCTTCGCGCTCTATTCGGAGGGCACCGGCATCGATAGCTGGCAGCACAAGCTGTTCGGCTGGGTGTTCGCGATCTGGCCGAACGGCCAGGATGTGCACACCTGGCATCATCTCGGCATGTGGGCGCTGGTGACGTTCGTCATGGTGCACATCTACGCCGCGATCCGCGAAGACATCATGTCGCGTCAGAGCATCATCTCCTCGATGGTCTCCGGCGAACGGCAGTTCCGCGACTGA
- a CDS encoding tyrosine-type recombinase/integrase, with the protein MTPIAPLIETFLRDTLACQRGASQHTRDSYASSFQLLFVFAADRLKVKPSALTLEQIDAGLVSAFLEHLEDERKNAAVTRNVRLAAIKSFFRFLEYRQPAALEQIRRVLAIPFKKTDTRLVPYLLREELKAVLDAPDPATRDGIRDRAMLHVAVCAGLRVSELTGLKVDDIDLPSMSICVLGKGRRERTLPLWKPAAAALRAWLAIRGQVATPEVFVNARGEPLSRWGFAYLLRQHAATAARKQPGLAKKRVSPHVLRHTCAMVVLQATRDIRKVSLWLGHATLTTTEVYTRGDPTEKLDAMEAIVPPHLRRGVFQPTDQLIELLRRTS; encoded by the coding sequence ATGACGCCGATCGCTCCCCTCATCGAGACGTTCCTGCGCGACACACTCGCTTGCCAGCGGGGCGCCAGCCAGCACACGAGGGACTCCTATGCCTCGAGCTTCCAGCTGCTGTTCGTGTTCGCCGCCGACCGGCTCAAGGTCAAACCTTCGGCGCTGACGCTCGAACAGATCGATGCCGGGCTCGTCAGCGCCTTCCTTGAGCATCTTGAGGACGAGCGCAAAAACGCGGCCGTGACGCGCAACGTTCGCCTGGCGGCGATCAAGTCGTTCTTCCGCTTCCTCGAGTACCGGCAGCCGGCGGCGCTCGAGCAGATCCGCCGTGTACTGGCGATCCCGTTCAAGAAAACTGACACGCGCCTGGTACCCTACCTTCTGCGCGAAGAGCTCAAAGCCGTGCTCGACGCTCCCGATCCGGCGACACGCGATGGCATCCGCGATCGCGCAATGCTGCACGTGGCCGTCTGCGCAGGGCTGCGCGTCTCCGAACTGACGGGCCTCAAGGTCGATGACATCGACCTGCCTTCGATGAGCATCTGCGTGCTCGGCAAGGGACGCCGGGAGCGGACGCTGCCGTTGTGGAAGCCGGCGGCTGCTGCACTGCGTGCCTGGCTGGCCATCCGCGGGCAGGTCGCGACACCCGAGGTGTTCGTCAACGCCCGTGGTGAGCCGCTGAGCCGATGGGGCTTTGCCTATCTGCTCAGGCAGCACGCCGCGACTGCGGCTCGCAAGCAGCCCGGTCTCGCCAAGAAACGCGTCTCGCCCCACGTGCTCAGGCACACCTGCGCGATGGTCGTTCTGCAAGCGACCCGGGACATCCGGAAGGTGTCGCTGTGGCTGGGCCACGCTACGCTGACGACCACCGAGGTCTACACGCGCGGCGATCCAACCGAGAAGCTCGATGCGATGGAGGCGATCGTGCCGCCCCACCTGCGGCGCGGCGTCTTCCAGCCCACCGACCAGCTGATCGAACTCCTCAGGCGTACCTCGTAA
- a CDS encoding nickel-dependent hydrogenase large subunit gives MGIQTPNGFKLDNSGKRIVVDPLTRIEGHMRVEVNVDADNVIRNAVSTGTMWRGIETILKGRDPRDAWAFTERICGVCTGTHALTSVRAVENALGIAIPDNANSIRNIMQLCLQVHDHLVHFYHLHALDWVDIVSALKADPKATSALAQSVSSWPLSSPGYFKDLQIRLTKFVGSGQLGPFKNGYWGHTAYKLPPEANLMAVAHYLEALDFQKDIVKIHTIYGGKNPHPNWLVGGVPCAINVDGTGAVGAINMERLNLVSSIIDRCIEFTEKVYLPDIIAIGSFYKDWLYGGGLSGKSVMSYGDIPENANDYSARNLKLPRGVIINGNLNEVLPIDHADPEQIQEFVTHSWYKYADESKGLHPWDGVTEPNYVLGPNAKGTKTDIKELDEGGKYSWIKAPRWRGNAVEVGPLARYIVGYAQNKPEFKEPTEKLLKTLGLPVSALFSTLGRTAARALECEWAANQMRYFQDKLVARIKAGGSSTANVEKWKPESWPKEAKGFGFTEAPRGALAHWIKIRDTKIDNYQCVVPTTWNGSPRDPKGNIGAFEASLMDTPMANPEQPLEILRTIHSFDPCLACSTHVMSPDGQEMATVKVR, from the coding sequence ATGGGCATCCAGACACCCAATGGGTTCAAGCTCGACAACTCCGGCAAGCGCATCGTCGTCGATCCGCTGACCCGGATCGAAGGTCACATGCGGGTCGAGGTCAACGTCGACGCCGACAATGTGATCCGCAACGCGGTCTCCACCGGCACGATGTGGCGGGGCATCGAAACCATCCTGAAGGGCCGCGATCCGCGCGATGCCTGGGCTTTCACCGAGCGGATATGCGGCGTCTGCACCGGTACGCACGCGCTCACCTCGGTGCGCGCTGTGGAGAATGCACTCGGCATCGCCATCCCCGACAATGCCAACTCGATCCGCAACATCATGCAGCTCTGCCTGCAGGTGCACGACCACCTCGTGCATTTCTATCACCTGCACGCGCTCGACTGGGTTGACATCGTCTCGGCATTGAAGGCCGATCCCAAGGCAACCTCTGCGCTCGCGCAATCGGTGTCGTCTTGGCCATTGTCCTCGCCGGGCTATTTCAAGGACCTGCAGATTCGGCTGACGAAGTTCGTCGGGTCCGGTCAGCTTGGTCCGTTCAAGAACGGCTATTGGGGTCATACTGCCTACAAGCTGCCGCCTGAAGCAAACCTCATGGCGGTCGCGCATTACCTCGAGGCGCTCGATTTCCAGAAGGACATCGTCAAGATCCACACCATCTACGGTGGCAAGAATCCGCATCCGAACTGGCTAGTCGGCGGCGTGCCCTGCGCCATCAATGTCGACGGTACCGGGGCGGTTGGCGCCATCAACATGGAGCGGCTCAACCTCGTTTCCTCGATCATCGACCGCTGCATCGAGTTCACCGAAAAGGTCTATCTGCCCGACATCATCGCGATCGGCTCGTTCTACAAGGACTGGCTCTATGGCGGCGGCCTCTCAGGCAAGAGCGTGATGTCCTACGGCGACATCCCGGAGAATGCCAACGATTATTCCGCCAGGAACCTGAAGCTGCCGCGCGGCGTGATCATCAACGGCAACCTCAACGAGGTGCTGCCGATCGACCATGCGGATCCCGAGCAGATCCAGGAATTCGTCACCCATTCCTGGTACAAGTACGCCGACGAGTCCAAGGGACTGCATCCCTGGGACGGTGTCACGGAGCCGAACTACGTGCTCGGTCCGAATGCCAAGGGCACCAAAACCGACATCAAGGAACTCGACGAGGGCGGCAAGTATTCCTGGATCAAGGCGCCGCGCTGGCGCGGCAATGCCGTCGAGGTCGGGCCGCTCGCCCGCTACATCGTCGGCTACGCGCAGAACAAGCCCGAGTTCAAGGAGCCGACCGAGAAGCTGCTCAAGACTCTCGGTCTCCCGGTGTCTGCGTTGTTCTCCACGCTCGGCCGCACTGCCGCACGCGCGCTGGAATGCGAATGGGCGGCAAACCAGATGCGCTACTTCCAGGACAAGCTGGTCGCGCGCATCAAGGCCGGTGGCTCCTCGACCGCCAATGTCGAGAAGTGGAAGCCGGAAAGCTGGCCGAAGGAAGCCAAGGGCTTTGGCTTCACCGAGGCGCCGCGCGGCGCGCTCGCGCACTGGATCAAGATCAGGGACACCAAGATCGACAACTACCAGTGCGTGGTGCCGACCACCTGGAACGGGTCGCCGCGGGATCCCAAGGGCAACATCGGCGCCTTTGAAGCGTCGCTAATGGATACGCCGATGGCGAACCCGGAACAGCCCCTGGAGATTCTGCGGACCATCCACTCCTTCGATCCCTGCCTGGCCTGTTCGACCCACGTGATGTCGCCGGACGGCCAGGAGATGGCGACCGTCAAGGTCAGGTAG
- a CDS encoding LexA family protein, with translation MQRHFGVSPPSVHQMIVTLERNGLIRRQAGAARSIEILVPPENLPILSWLCIKPSKSL, from the coding sequence ATGCAGCGCCACTTCGGCGTCAGCCCGCCCTCAGTCCATCAGATGATCGTCACGCTCGAACGTAACGGCCTCATTCGCCGTCAAGCCGGCGCCGCCAGAAGCATCGAAATCCTCGTACCGCCAGAAAACTTGCCGATCCTAAGCTGGCTCTGTATCAAACCGTCAAAATCACTGTGA
- a CDS encoding hydrogenase small subunit has protein sequence MGAATETFYSVIRRQGITRRSFHKFCSLTATSLGLGPLAASRIANALETKPRVPVIWMHGLECTCCSESFIRSAHPLVKDAVLSMISLDYDDTIMAAAGHQAEAILEETRTKYKGQYILAVEGNPPLNEGGMFCIDGGKPFVEKLKMMAEDAMAIIAWGACASWGCVQAAKPNATQATPIDKVITNKPIIKVPGCPPIAEVMTGVVTFITTFGKLPELDRQGRPKMFYSQRIHDKCYRRPHFDAGQFVEEWDDEAARKGYCLYKMGCKGPTTYNACSTVRWNGGVSFPIQSGHGCIGCSEDGFWDKGSFYDRLTNIKQFGIEKNADQIGMAAAGAVGAAVAAHAAVTAVKRLASKRDDAKQDH, from the coding sequence ATGGGCGCGGCGACGGAAACTTTCTACAGCGTGATCAGGCGTCAGGGCATCACGCGTCGAAGCTTTCACAAATTCTGCAGCCTGACCGCGACGAGTCTCGGGCTCGGGCCGCTGGCAGCAAGCCGCATTGCAAATGCGCTCGAGACCAAGCCGCGCGTGCCGGTGATCTGGATGCACGGGCTCGAATGCACCTGCTGCTCGGAGAGCTTCATCCGCTCCGCGCATCCCTTGGTGAAGGATGCGGTGCTGTCGATGATCTCGCTCGACTATGACGACACCATCATGGCGGCCGCGGGACATCAGGCGGAAGCGATCCTCGAAGAGACCCGCACCAAGTACAAGGGCCAGTACATTCTCGCGGTCGAAGGCAATCCGCCGCTGAACGAGGGCGGCATGTTCTGCATCGATGGCGGTAAGCCGTTCGTCGAGAAGCTCAAGATGATGGCCGAGGACGCAATGGCGATCATCGCCTGGGGTGCCTGCGCGTCCTGGGGCTGCGTGCAGGCGGCCAAGCCCAATGCGACGCAGGCCACTCCGATCGACAAGGTCATCACCAACAAGCCGATCATCAAGGTGCCGGGCTGCCCGCCGATCGCAGAAGTGATGACGGGCGTCGTCACCTTTATCACCACTTTCGGCAAGCTGCCCGAGCTCGACCGGCAGGGCCGGCCAAAGATGTTCTATTCACAGCGCATCCACGACAAATGCTACCGGCGTCCGCATTTTGATGCCGGCCAGTTCGTCGAGGAGTGGGACGACGAGGCGGCGCGCAAGGGTTATTGCCTCTACAAGATGGGCTGTAAGGGCCCGACCACCTACAACGCCTGCTCGACGGTGCGCTGGAACGGCGGCGTCTCCTTCCCCATCCAGTCGGGCCATGGCTGCATCGGCTGCTCGGAGGACGGCTTCTGGGACAAGGGCTCGTTCTACGACCGCCTCACCAACATCAAGCAGTTCGGCATCGAGAAGAACGCCGACCAGATCGGCATGGCGGCAGCCGGTGCCGTTGGAGCTGCGGTGGCGGCGCATGCGGCGGTGACGGCGGTGAAGCGCCTCGCCAGCAAGCGCGACGACGCCAAGCAAGATCACTAA
- a CDS encoding HypC/HybG/HupF family hydrogenase formation chaperone, translating to MCLGLPMTIVETDGISALCEFHGEQRRVSMLLLSNPPVGAKVLVSIDSAIRLLDDDEARLIGDAILGLGAALNGEDCNRFFADLIDRERQLPEHLRLD from the coding sequence ATGTGCCTTGGCCTGCCGATGACGATCGTCGAGACCGACGGGATCTCTGCGCTCTGCGAGTTTCACGGCGAACAACGGCGGGTATCCATGCTGCTGCTGTCCAATCCGCCGGTCGGCGCCAAGGTGCTGGTCTCTATCGACAGCGCGATCCGGCTTCTCGACGATGATGAGGCGCGTCTGATCGGGGATGCAATCCTGGGCTTGGGCGCAGCGCTCAACGGCGAGGATTGCAATCGCTTCTTCGCCGACCTGATTGATCGCGAGCGGCAACTGCCCGAGCATCTCCGGCTCGACTAG
- a CDS encoding tyrosine-type recombinase/integrase encodes MLETYFSAAKMLGHLRSGPSGPYLDGFAAALERQGYGPETAVRYLRAAAHIGHVMAEQGAGLTDVDLAAFGEHLRTCRCPRAKGGRRNHHTIYGARLFRRHLVELGLCRSAVAAAPAEPQLVADFKTWLRKHRGASDATIRLYARDAAGLMMHLRSDPDGWRPNDVRSYFLERASNSGSGTIEKMTTSLRAFLRYLAVAGRCQAGLDGAVPAYAHWQLADMPRYLSTEQVDRLIAVCDGDVGGRRRDRAIVLLLVRLGLRAGDVAQLRLADIEWQTGSLRVCGKSRYEVRLPLPQDVGDAIAAYLECRPSTGRNDVLFLRTIAPSRPFRRGDGISSVVKRIMKRADIVAPVKGAHTLRHTAATEMLRHGVPLDKIGLVLRHRGIDTTAYYAKADVALLKQVAQPWPEAL; translated from the coding sequence ATGTTGGAGACGTACTTCTCGGCAGCGAAGATGCTGGGGCATCTGCGCAGTGGGCCGAGCGGGCCTTACCTTGACGGGTTTGCAGCGGCGCTGGAGCGGCAGGGCTATGGCCCCGAGACAGCGGTACGCTATTTGCGAGCGGCGGCTCACATCGGTCATGTTATGGCCGAGCAAGGCGCGGGCCTGACGGACGTTGATCTCGCCGCGTTCGGCGAGCACCTGCGCACTTGCCGGTGTCCACGCGCCAAAGGCGGCCGGCGCAACCACCACACCATCTACGGTGCCAGGCTCTTTCGTCGGCACCTCGTCGAGCTCGGCCTTTGCCGGTCCGCGGTGGCGGCAGCACCCGCCGAGCCGCAGCTGGTCGCCGACTTCAAAACGTGGCTGCGCAAGCATCGCGGCGCATCCGATGCCACCATCAGGCTCTACGCCCGCGACGCCGCGGGCCTGATGATGCATCTTCGATCTGACCCGGACGGCTGGAGGCCGAACGATGTCCGCAGTTACTTCCTGGAGCGGGCGAGCAATAGCGGGAGTGGCACGATCGAGAAGATGACAACGAGCCTGCGGGCCTTCCTGCGGTATCTCGCAGTCGCAGGCCGTTGTCAGGCAGGTCTCGACGGCGCCGTTCCAGCCTACGCTCATTGGCAGCTTGCCGACATGCCCCGGTATCTGTCGACCGAGCAGGTCGACCGGCTGATCGCTGTCTGTGACGGCGACGTCGGTGGGCGCCGGCGTGATCGTGCGATCGTACTTTTGTTGGTGCGCCTCGGCCTGCGGGCCGGTGACGTGGCGCAACTGCGTCTCGCGGATATTGAGTGGCAAACGGGATCGCTACGGGTCTGCGGCAAGTCGCGCTACGAGGTCCGGCTGCCGCTACCGCAAGACGTCGGGGATGCGATCGCCGCCTACCTCGAATGCCGGCCGTCTACCGGCCGGAACGATGTCTTGTTCCTGCGCACGATCGCGCCGAGCCGGCCATTCCGACGAGGCGACGGCATCTCGTCGGTGGTCAAGCGTATCATGAAGCGGGCCGACATTGTGGCGCCGGTCAAAGGGGCCCACACTCTGCGGCACACCGCGGCGACCGAGATGCTGCGCCATGGCGTGCCGCTCGACAAGATCGGCCTCGTCCTTCGGCATCGCGGCATCGACACGACGGCCTATTACGCAAAGGCCGACGTCGCGCTGCTGAAGCAGGTTGCTCAGCCTTGGCCGGAGGCGCTCTGA
- a CDS encoding tyrosine-type recombinase/integrase, whose product MLDAIETYLALRRTTGFAMSTAEHLLKSFAAFAAERGQTYVETKTAIDWAALGPSVAQRDARLRAVCRFVRHVRVEEVGHELPPANHFGARKKRRTPHIYTTDEISRLVEAALRLRPTRGLRPHTQATLIALLSSTGLRISEALKLTIADVTRDGLLIRETKFRKTRLVPLHDTAVAGLQRYLARRGLGSDDDPVFIDKPGRPLRYIAVKETFDRLVDKVGIRSTSARRPRLHDLRHTFAVRALQGSPTGRGRCGAHMAALATYMGHVNIYATYWYLEATPDLLRDVAMAGEAFISEGRSA is encoded by the coding sequence ATGCTCGACGCCATCGAGACCTATCTCGCGCTCCGCCGCACCACGGGCTTCGCGATGTCGACCGCGGAGCACCTGCTGAAGAGCTTTGCCGCCTTCGCGGCCGAGCGCGGACAAACGTACGTCGAGACAAAAACAGCGATCGACTGGGCCGCGCTCGGACCATCCGTCGCGCAACGCGATGCACGGCTCAGAGCCGTCTGTCGCTTCGTACGCCATGTCCGGGTGGAGGAAGTCGGGCACGAGCTGCCGCCGGCAAATCACTTCGGCGCCCGCAAGAAGCGTCGCACGCCGCACATCTACACGACAGACGAGATTAGTCGGCTGGTCGAAGCTGCGCTGCGGCTTCGGCCAACGCGCGGCTTGCGCCCGCACACGCAAGCGACCTTGATCGCGCTGCTCTCATCCACCGGGCTCAGGATCTCCGAAGCCCTGAAGCTGACGATCGCGGACGTGACCCGCGACGGTCTGCTGATCCGCGAGACCAAGTTCCGCAAGACCCGACTGGTGCCGCTGCACGACACGGCGGTTGCCGGCTTGCAGCGATACCTGGCACGTCGCGGGCTCGGCTCAGACGATGATCCGGTCTTCATCGACAAGCCCGGTCGGCCGCTACGCTACATTGCCGTCAAGGAGACCTTCGACAGGCTGGTCGACAAGGTTGGCATCAGATCGACGTCGGCTCGCCGTCCTCGCCTGCACGATCTACGGCACACGTTTGCGGTGCGCGCGCTGCAAGGCAGCCCTACCGGCCGGGGCCGGTGCGGGGCGCACATGGCGGCACTCGCGACCTACATGGGTCACGTCAACATCTATGCGACCTACTGGTATCTCGAGGCCACGCCCGACCTCTTGCGCGATGTCGCCATGGCCGGCGAAGCGTTCATCTCCGAAGGGAGGTCAGCATGA
- a CDS encoding M35 family metallo-endopeptidase, with protein sequence MHPYPDDAHIIDPSYVNDYPSSRIDPSGANRVEVLGTHRQLHNYEAIVARDHERAKGFVRVTIQKLKACLDPRMRADVEQQVTPALSQYFGIAGTRKQDLADIREILANYRKVATYLNRDEPVTRGQRFRTWFVDVPLYRIRPRSNDRALAYVRGGPASWPDWRIVPRSLRSRPVSSGWSGLGLFLAGATAYRDGVTLMSGELVEERRVEHAVALGALLFGVLAVGVVGGSYGVNQLRRLTSESGINLREWHFAYADRFRSSTVVHEATHLVLGTDDHAYKHEPRFDRLSTTQHMTNADSYSQFAEVVSR encoded by the coding sequence ATGCATCCTTATCCCGACGACGCCCACATCATCGACCCGAGCTATGTCAATGATTATCCGTCTTCGCGGATCGATCCCTCGGGCGCCAACAGGGTCGAGGTACTCGGCACGCATCGACAATTGCACAACTACGAAGCCATTGTAGCAAGAGACCATGAACGGGCGAAGGGCTTCGTCCGCGTCACAATCCAGAAGCTGAAAGCCTGCCTGGATCCCCGCATGCGAGCAGACGTCGAGCAACAGGTGACACCGGCCTTGAGCCAATATTTTGGTATCGCGGGCACTCGCAAGCAGGACCTCGCCGACATCCGGGAAATCCTCGCGAACTACCGAAAGGTGGCCACCTATCTCAATCGCGACGAGCCAGTAACGCGAGGGCAGCGCTTTAGAACGTGGTTCGTCGACGTTCCTCTGTACCGAATCCGGCCGAGATCGAATGACCGCGCACTTGCTTACGTCAGGGGCGGCCCCGCATCCTGGCCAGACTGGCGTATCGTTCCGAGGTCACTGCGGTCCCGTCCGGTCAGCTCGGGATGGTCGGGTTTGGGCCTGTTTCTGGCGGGAGCGACGGCCTACAGGGATGGCGTGACGCTCATGAGCGGTGAGTTAGTTGAGGAACGGCGCGTAGAGCATGCCGTGGCGCTAGGCGCGCTGTTGTTCGGCGTACTTGCCGTGGGAGTGGTCGGCGGGTCCTATGGGGTGAATCAGCTCCGGCGCTTGACTTCGGAGAGCGGGATCAATCTGCGTGAATGGCACTTCGCCTACGCCGACCGCTTCCGGTCCTCAACCGTCGTGCATGAGGCAACACATCTGGTTTTGGGCACTGACGACCATGCCTATAAGCACGAGCCAAGATTCGATCGCCTATCGACAACCCAACACATGACAAACGCCGATAGTTACAGCCAGTTCGCTGAAGTGGTCAGCCGCTGA
- a CDS encoding HyaD/HybD family hydrogenase maturation endopeptidase: MPTSSQANRVLVLGIGNILWADEGFGVRAVEEFHRRYVVPDNVTILDGGTQGLYLVNYLEDADCLIVFDAIDYGLTPGQLKLVRDDEVPRFTGAKKMSLHQTGFQEVISAADLLGRCPKHLVLIGCQPLDLEDWGGPLTQPVRDQIAPAIKLACEILAEWGASASSRTTPLAESERLLANDIDHLHYEMGARPA, encoded by the coding sequence ATGCCGACATCCTCGCAAGCAAACCGCGTCCTGGTGCTCGGCATCGGCAATATCCTGTGGGCCGACGAAGGCTTTGGCGTGCGCGCGGTGGAGGAATTCCACCGCCGCTACGTTGTGCCCGACAATGTCACCATCCTCGACGGGGGTACGCAGGGGCTCTATCTCGTGAACTATCTGGAAGACGCCGATTGCCTGATCGTGTTCGACGCGATCGACTACGGACTGACGCCGGGTCAGTTGAAGCTCGTGCGCGACGACGAAGTGCCGCGCTTCACCGGCGCCAAGAAGATGAGCCTGCACCAGACCGGATTCCAGGAGGTGATCAGCGCGGCCGACCTGCTCGGCCGCTGCCCGAAACATCTCGTGCTGATCGGTTGCCAGCCGCTCGATCTCGAAGACTGGGGCGGACCGCTTACGCAGCCGGTGCGCGATCAGATCGCGCCGGCTATCAAGCTCGCCTGTGAGATCCTGGCCGAGTGGGGCGCGAGCGCGAGCTCGCGCACGACGCCGTTAGCGGAATCCGAGCGGCTGCTGGCCAACGATATCGATCACCTTCACTACGAGATGGGGGCGCGGCCGGCCTGA